From a region of the Podospora pseudopauciseta strain CBS 411.78 chromosome 7 map unlocalized CBS411.78m_7, whole genome shotgun sequence genome:
- a CDS encoding uncharacterized protein (COG:O; EggNog:ENOG503NWKY): MFSRSSRSHAKKTQGFATEHQRRNHDNFERAGLSDLGSDSATVRSGGGGAWRTDFGPSNHNYYTGSSSAARSYGAPLYPEKSFSIASGTLHAPSHRSTASVSSNKSRESNSRSISTTQGAMNSDRTRSRRERTFVGSECAVCEEPLEHTLRGERILQFSCTHVAHEACFYEFIREFDSQYCPTCNAPLHLDTSRGGNVLDIEKISNMVRAVSVNDTRSQGTPTPTTQHWDDPGRPQSRGSSARPGGGGSNGHRDAPRGSQRDSRESREAPPSDHRYNGPRHARSDSEATGVASSGGYPETTQSGPPRRHDYDVQAMETSLASPRTVTRNPIPAPTVTVRSEFPTITRSRQQQTLTCLVTVEVPDIKWRPDPEDLQAAPPPLAPPRAEEQFHRAPSPAQSAPRFYPYESAEVLAEMTESLRNRVDNWHGLDFSRFGKLRLYGTLRVGKDKVSWQELECFLFAEMLICVKEKKSTQQPSQWEDQDAPRKSTRCTLKGSILIKKHLNEVSYSGSMDENILTLSLSVAELPQFHLRFENRNQLKLWQQALLDLNAVETSPVRSPEYDRGEFSETDEDDWQRTPGSGRPQRVSSLASSWGGAKSATTAPTEYTNFARSPLLPSIHVPVDVVVVVPISASMQGVKINLVRDALRFMVHTLGDRDRMGLVTFGSSGGGVPIVGMTTKAWPGWSNVLNSIKPVGQKSHRADVVEGANVAMDLLMGRKYNNPIATIMLISDASTSDADSVDFVVSRAEAAKITIHSFGLGMTHKPDTMIELSTRTKASYTYVKDWMMLRECLAGCLGAMQTLSHQNVKLKLKLPEGSPAKFHKISGALQITKRATGRDAEASIGDLRFGDKRDILVQLVIIPDNASQEQLPQDPWDNIVSGLEALGGPMDQDEQRTVSVEEVPLIQAELIWGDILRDGTSQHTRPSLLAITMLPASNSKKSWNNSQPIPPHPHIVQRRMELLTSDMLTRALTLVSRGQHDRAHTLLNETRSILKGLGKGGLPPVPPLPPSGGNKSQPSTPHPDNANPSPTAGTPDRKNTPSPTSGNHSSAGSFPPVPGQISRSRSTDGLGVMGTAAGIDTNTVAALDAELESSLEWINHPAVFGRDSRKAVLQAIGVISSQRAFTFRTPIESLWAGRVSGVKKLTEKSREWREEGGGEGGIMEEA, from the exons ATGTTCAGCAGATCATCTAGATCGCACGCCAAGAAGACTCAGGGTTTTGCGACGGAGCATCAGCGAAGGAATCACGACAATTTCGAACGGGCAGGGCTCTCAGACCTAGGCTCCGACTCGGCGACGGTGCggtctggtggtggcggcgctTGGAGAACAGACTTTGGCCCGTCGAACCACAACTACTACACCGGCAGCAGTAGCGCTGCGAGGTCTTACGGGGCGCCGTTGTACCCGGAGAAGA GTTTCTCCATCGCATCAGGGACGCTTCACGCGCCATCGCACCGCTCGACGGCCTCGGTCAGCTCCAACAAGTCGCGCGAGAGCAACTCGAGATCCATCTCGACGACACAAGGCGCCATGAATTCAGACAGGACCCGGTCGCGCAGGGAGCGCACCTTTGTGGGGAGCGAGTGCGCCGTGTGCGAGGAGCCGTTGGAACACACGCTCCGGGGCGAGAGGATATTGCAGTTCTCGTGCACCCACGTAGCCCACGAGGCGTGCTTCTACGAGTTCATCCGCGAGTTTGATTCCCAGTACTGCCCGACATGCAATGCGCCATTGCACCTGGACACCAGCCGCGGCGGAAACGTGCTGGATATAG AAAAAATCAGCAATATGGTGCGCGCAGTGTCAGTAAATGACACCAGATCACAGGGAACTCCGACCCCGACAACGCAGCATTGGGATGATCCGGGAAGGCCGCAGAGCCGGGGGTCGAGCGCGCGacctggtggtggtggatcgAATGGTCACCGGGATGCTCCTCGAGGAAGCCAGCGGGACAGCCGCGAGAGTCGGGAAGCGCCGCCTTCAGATCACCGCTACAACGGGCCGAGACACGCACGGAGTGATAGCGAGGCGACGGGTGTTGCCTCTTCGGGAGGATACCCAGAAACGACGCAGAGCGGACCACCGCGGCGACACGATTATGATGTTCAGGCCATGGAGACCTCGCTCGCCAGCCCCCGGACGGTCACTCGGAATCCCATCCCCGCGCCCACGGTTACGGTGCGGTCAGAGTTTCCCACCATCACGAGGTCACGACAGCAGCAGACGCTCACCTGTCTGGTAacggtggaggtgccggATATCAAGTGGCGGCCCGACCCAGAAGACCTGCAGGCCGCCCCTCCGCCGTTGGCGCCACCGAGAGCCGAGGAGCAGTTCCACAGGGCGCCTTCACCAGCGCAAAGTGCGCCGCGGTTCTATCCGTACGAGTCGGCAGAGGTGCTGGCCGAGATGACGGAGAGCCTGCGCAACCGGGTAGACAACTGGCATGGTTTGGACTTCAGCCG ATTTGGAAAGCTTCGATTGTACGGCACACTCCGTGTGGGCAAGGACAAAGTGTCATGGCAGGAGCTCGAGTGTTTCCTGTTTGCAGAGATGCTCATCTGcgtcaaggagaagaaatCTACGCAACAACCATCACAGTGGGAGGACCAGGATGCGCCACGGAAAAGCACACGCTGCACGCTCAAGGGATCGATTCTCATCAAGAAGCATCTCAACGAGGTGTCGTACAGTGGCAGCATGGACGAGAATATTCTCACCCTCAGCTTATCAGTAGCCGAGCTGCCCCAATTCCATCTTCGGTTTGAGAATCGAAACCAGCTCAAGCTGTGGCAGCAGGCCCTGTTGGACCTCAACGCTGTTGAGACGTCGCCCGTACGCAGTCCCGAATATGACCGTGGCGAGTTTTCAGAAACAGATGAGGATGACTGGCAAAGAACACCTGGCTCTGGCCGACCACAACGAGTGTCGTCCCTGGCTTCCTCATGGGGTGGCGCCAAGTCGGCCACAACTGCGCCTACCGAGTACACCAACTTTGCGAGGAGCCCTCTTCTGCCCTCGATTCATGTGCCTGtggatgttgtggtggtggtgccaatTTCGGCTTCGATGCAGGGTGTCAAGATCAACCTGGTTCGCGATGCTCTTCGGTTTATGGTACACACGCTCGGCGACCGTGACCGCATGGGCTTGGTGACCTTTGGATCATCTGGCGGCGGCGTACCTATCGTCGGTATGACGACCAAGGCGTGGCCTGGCTGGAGTAATGTTCTGAACTCGATCAAGCCCGTTGGACAGAAGAGCCACCGTGCTGATGTTGTCGAGGGCGCCAATGTGGCCATGGATCTGCTCATGGGCCGCAAgtacaacaaccccatcgcGACCATCATGCTGATCAGCGATGCCTCCACCTCGGACGCCGACAGCGTCGACTTTGTGGTATCGCGCGCCGAAGCAGCCAAGATCACCATCCACTCGTTTGGTCTCGGTATGACCCACAAGCCGGACACCATGATCGAGCTGTCCACCCGGACAAAGGCCTCGTACACCTATGTAAAAGACTGGATGATGCTCCGAGAGTGTCTCGCCGGCTGCCTCGGCGCCATGCAAACTCTTTCTCATCAAAAcgtcaagctcaagctcaagcttCCCGAAGGCTCCCCGGCCAAGTTCCACAAGATCAGCGGCGCCCTCCAAATCACCAAGCGCGCCACGGGCCGCGATGCTGAGGCGTCTATCGGAGACCTCCGCTTCGGTGACAAACGCGATATCCTCGTCCAGCTAGTCATCATCCCCGACAACGCCTCCCAAGAGCAGCTTCCGCAAGACCCATGGGATAACATCGTCTCCGGTCTGGAAGCCCTCGGCGGCCCGATGGATCAGGACGAGCAACGAACCGTCTCGGTAGAGGAAGTCCCCCTCATCCAAGCCGAGCTCATCTGGGGTGACATCCTCCGTGACGGCACATCCCAACACACTCGCCCTTCGCTCCTGGCAATTACCATGCTGCCCGCCTCGAACTCGAAGAAGTCGTGGAATAACTCCCAgcccatccctccccacccacacATCGTCCAGCGGAGGATGGAGCTCTTGACGTCAGACATGTTAACACGGGCACTAACCCTTGTCTCCCGCGGCCAGCACGACCGCGCCCACACTTTGCTCAACGAAACCCGCTCCATCCTCAAAGGCCTCGGGAAAGGCGGGTTGCCACCCGTCCCACCGCTCCCGCCATCGGGAGGCAACAAATCTCaaccttccaccccccacccggacaacgccaacccctcccccacggCCGGCACCCCAGACAGGAAGAACACACCGTCTCCCACGTCGGGGAACCACTCCTCTGCCGGCAGCTTCCCACCGGTGCCAGGGCAGATCTCCCGTTCCAGATCGACAGACGGActgggggtgatgggaacAGCAGCGGGGATAGACACGAACACGGTTGCGGCGCTGGATGCCGAGCTGGAGAGCAGTCTCGAGTGGATCAACCACCCGGCCGTGTTTGGGCGGGACAGCAGGAAGGCGGTGCTGCAGGCGATCGGGGTGATCAGCAGCCAGAGGGCGTTTACGTTCCGGACGCCGATTGAGAGCCTgtgggcggggagggtgtcGGGTGTGAAGAAGCTGACGGAAAAGTCAAGGgagtggagggaggaggggggaggggagggggggatcaTGGAGGAGGCTtag
- a CDS encoding uncharacterized protein (EggNog:ENOG503NUD0; COG:U), translating to MADSQPLLGNRADDYGSTTAGEDGIIERIPTPLGAEEGEEGGEDIQDGVLRIEAVSRLWTKRGLMIAYLGIFFMAFTTSLEGQVTYSLSAFAVSSFNKHSLLSTVYVVQGVVNAVIKPPMAKIADVFGRLEAFSICIVLCVLGYILMAASRNVETYASAQIFYAAGFTGLQILQQVFIADTSDFLNRALFSSLPDSPFLVTVWIGPAIAALFLAKSTWRWGYAVWTIILPLAFLPLGLSLLINGRKAEKLGLVPKRRAMSTSSSADNKKPSLSTAARNLFQELDGIGILLFSLGLSLILIPLTLVSRSKTGWHDPHIILMILSGILLLVLFPLWESHAPHPLLPLELLKSRTFVAGCLLGFFYFAVFYIAVQPYFYSYLLVALNLPVTSAGPITQTFSFASTIAAIAASLVIKRLGGEPRPKPWIVFGATIYTLAILLLLHTRKRGVSEPVLYTAQMFLGAGAGLMHVATQLVVQAAASSSSNLKGRNRHQHVGVATAAFLTLVQVGSAVGSAVSGAIWGRLIPGKLKEYLPEDAKGEAGKIYGSVREAVSYPWGSPEREAIARSYQETVEVLLWVALGGKGVVGVVAVGWEEEGLKGKKVWFGCF from the exons ATGGCAGACAGCCAACCGCTCCTGGGCAACAGGGCTGATGACTACGGCTCAACCACGGCTGGTGAAGATGGGATTATTGAGAGGATACCGACACCGTTAGGtgcagaggagggggaggaggggggggaggatataCAAGATGGTGTACTGCGCATCGAGGCGGTTTCTCGTTTATGGACgaaaagggggttgatgatCGCTTACTTGGG CATATTCTTCATGGCCTTTACCACGTCGCTTGAAGGTCAAGTGACATACTCCCTTTCCGCATTCGCCGTCAGTTCGTTCAACAAGCACTCGTTGCTGTCGACGGTTTATGTGGTCCAAGGGGTGGTTAATG CTGTCATCAAACCCCCTATGGCCAAGATAGCCGACGTCTTTGGCCGACTAGAGGCCTTCTCCATATGCATCGTCCTGTGTGTTTTGGGATACATCCTCATGGCCGCCTCGCGAAACGTCGAAACGTATGCCTCGGCGCAGATATTTTACGCGGCCGGCTTCACCGGATTGCAGATCCTGCAGCAGGTCTTCATCGCCGACACAAGCGATTTCCTTAACCGCGCCCTGTTTTCGAGTCTGCCGGACAGCCCGTTTCTGGTAACCGTCTGGATAGGACCAGCCATCGCCGCGCTGTTCCTCGCAAAGAGCACATGGCGCTGGGGATACGCCGTCTGGACCATCATTCTCCCGCTGGCCTTTTTGCCCCTCGGGCTGAGCCTGCTCATCAACGGCCGCAAGGCAGAGAAGCTGGGCTTGGTACCAAAACGACGCGCCATgagcacctcctcctcggccgacAACAAAAAGCCCTCACTTTCAACAGCAGCCAGAAACCTCTTCCAAGAACTCGACGGcatcggcatcctcctcttctccctcggcctctccctcatcctcatccccctaACCCTCGTCTCCCGCTCCAAAACTGGCTGGCACGACCCCCACATCATCCTAATGATCCTCAGCGGCATCCTTCTCCTagtcctcttccccctctgGGAATCCCAcgctcctcaccccctcttGCCGCTAGAACTTCTCAAGTCCCGCACCTTCGTCGCCGGGTGTCTACTTGgctttttttattttgcCGTCTTTTACATCGCCGTCCAACCTTACTTTTACTCTTACCTCCTCGTggccctcaacctccctgTCACCAGCGCAGGGCCCATAACCCAAACCTTTTCCTTCGCctccaccatcgccgccatcgccgcgAGTCTAGTCATCAAGCGCCTAGGCGGTGAACCCCGCCCAAAACCCTGGATCGTCTTCGGCGCAACAATCTacaccctcgccatcctgctgctgctccacACCCGCAAGCGCGGCGTTTCCGAACCGGTCCTCTACACAGCGCAGATGTTCCTCGGCGCCGGAGCGGGGTTGATGCACGTGGCTACTCAGCTCGTCGTCCAGGCGGCTGCGTCTTCGAGCTCCAACCTCAAGGGGAGGAACCGGCATCAGCACGTCGGGGTGGCGACCGCGGCGTTTTTGACGCTGGTGCAAGTCGGGAGCGCGGTGGGGAGCGCGGTGAGCGGGGCgatttgggggaggttgatacCGGGGAAGCTGAAGGAGTATCTCCCTGAGGATGCGAAGGGGGAGGCGGGCAAGATTTATGGGAGCGTGAGGGAGGCGGTGTCGTATCCGTGGGGGAGTCCGGAACGAGAGGCGATTGCGAGGAGCTATCAGGAGACTGTGGAGGTGCTGCTTTGGGTGGCGCTGGGG gggaagggggtggtgggggttgttgctgtggggtgggaagaggagggattaaaagggaagaaggtatggtttggttgtttttga